A region from the Leopardus geoffroyi isolate Oge1 chromosome E3, O.geoffroyi_Oge1_pat1.0, whole genome shotgun sequence genome encodes:
- the EEF2KMT gene encoding protein-lysine N-methyltransferase EEF2KMT, whose product MAPEESTEAVSLLPSFERRFLAARALRSFPWQSLEEKLRDSSGPELLLDILQKTVKHPLCVKHPPSVKYARCFLSELIRKHEAVHTEPLDELYEALAEVLMTTEPTQCHRSYLLPSGDSVTLSESTAIISHGTTGLVTWDAALYLAEWAMQNPAAFAHRTVLELGSGAGLTGLAICKTCRPSAYIFSDCHSCVLEQLRGNILLNGLSLEADVTDPASHPEHNTCNSESPRVTVAQLDWDVVTAPQLAAFQPDVVIAADVLYCPETVLSLVRVLQRLSACLKNQQAPDAYIAFTVRNPETCQLFTSELGIAGIPWEAVPHHDQKLFPYEEHSEMAILKLTL is encoded by the exons atgGCGCCGGAGGAGAGCACGGAGGCCGTAAGCCTGCTGCCAAGTTTCGAGCGCCGCTTCCTGGCGGCGCGCGCGCTGCGCTCCTTCCCCTGGCAG AGCCTAGAAGAGAAATTACGGGACTCATCAGGTCCTGAGCTGCTGCTGGATATTTTGCAGAAG ACCGTGAAACATCCTCTGTGTGTGAAGCATCCGCCATCAGTGAAGTATGCCCGGTGCTTTCTCTCGGAGCTCATCAGAAAG cacgaggctgtccacacagagcctttGGACGAGCTGTACGAGGCGTTGGCAGAGGTCCTGATGACCACGGAGCCCACCCAGTGCCACCGGAGCTATCTGCTG CCTTCCGGAGACTCAGTCACGCTCTCGGAGAGCACAGCCATCATTTCCCATGGCACCACCGGCCTGGTCACATGGGATGCTGCACTCTACCTTGCAGAATGGGCCATGCAGAACCCAGCAGCCTTTGCTCACAG GACTGTCTTAGAGCTCGGCAGCGGAGCTGGCCTTACGGGCCTGGCCATTTGCAAGACATGCCGTCCCAGTGCATACATCTTCAGTGACTGTCACAGCTGCGTCCTTGAGCAGCTCCGAGGGAACATCCTTCTCAACGGCCTCTCATTAGAGGCAGACGTCACTGACCCTGCAAGTCACCCAGAACACAACACCTGCAACTCAGAGAGCCCCAGGGTGACGGTGGCCCAGCTGGACTGGGACGTCGTGACGGCCCCTCAGCTCGCTGCCTTCCAGCCCGATGTCGTCATCGCAGCAG ATGTGCTATATTGCCCAGAAACTGTCCTCTCCCTGGTCCGAGTCCTGCAGAGGCTCTCTGCTTGCCTAAAGAACCAGCAGGCTCCTGACGCCTACATTGCCTTCACCGTCCGCAACCCAGAGACATGCCAGCTGTTCACTAGCGAGCTGG GCATTGCTGGGATCCCATGGGAAGCAGTGCCTCATCACGACCAGAAGCTGTTTCCCTATGAAGAGCACTCAGAGATGGCAATTCTGAAACTAACTCTGTAG